The following coding sequences are from one Geothrix sp. window:
- the kdpB gene encoding potassium-transporting ATPase subunit KdpB, with product MVSHSRQDIPHLAQTRVGSSRQARPLFEPSIVRRAVIDSLRKLNPLHQLRNPVMFTVWICSAFTTGLWVQALSGRGGGRPGFILAISLWLWFTLLFANFAEAMAEGRGKAQADSLRKSKRDVKAKRLKGTDRQGAFDTIDAPDLRINDLVLVEAGETIPGDGEVVEGVASVNESAITGESAPVIRESGGDRSAVTGGTLVLSDWLVIRISANPGESFLDRMIAMVEGAKRQKTPNEIALDILLAGLTIIFLLAVATLLPFSIFSVKAAGQGSPVTLTVLVSLLVCLIPTTIGGLLSAIGIAGMDRMIQANVIATSGRAVEAAGDVDVLLLDKTGTITLGNRQAVAFVPAEGVDIRALADAAQLSSLSDETPEGRSIVVLAKEQYGLRERDLQALDAHFVPFTAQTRMSGVNLGDRQIRKGAASAIEDYVQAQGGKFPDDLRRTVDQISMAGGTPLVVAEGPHALGVIQLKDIVKGGIKERFTELRGMGIKTVMITGDNPLTAAAIAAEAGVDDFLAQATPEAKLKLIREYQAGGRLVAMTGDGTNDAPALAQADVAVAMNSGTQAAKEAGNMVDLDSNPTKLIEIVEIGKQMLMTRGSLTTFSIANDVAKYFAILPAAFVATYPALGALNIMGLHSPESAILSAVIFNALIIVVLIPLALRGVKYRPVGAAQLLQRNLLIYGAGGLVVPFIGIKLIDWLLVALHFAA from the coding sequence ATGGTTTCCCATTCACGGCAGGACATTCCCCACCTCGCGCAGACGCGGGTTGGGAGCTCTCGTCAAGCCCGCCCCCTCTTCGAACCCAGCATCGTGCGCCGCGCAGTGATCGATTCCCTTCGAAAACTGAATCCCCTGCACCAGCTGCGGAACCCGGTGATGTTCACGGTGTGGATCTGCAGCGCCTTCACCACGGGGCTCTGGGTGCAGGCCCTTTCGGGGCGTGGCGGTGGGCGGCCCGGCTTCATCCTCGCCATCTCCCTCTGGCTCTGGTTCACCCTGCTCTTCGCCAACTTCGCCGAAGCCATGGCCGAGGGCCGGGGCAAGGCCCAGGCCGATTCCCTGCGCAAATCCAAGCGCGACGTGAAGGCCAAGCGCCTCAAGGGGACGGACCGCCAGGGCGCCTTTGACACCATCGATGCGCCCGATCTGCGCATCAATGATCTCGTGCTGGTGGAAGCCGGCGAGACCATCCCCGGTGACGGCGAGGTGGTCGAAGGCGTGGCTTCCGTGAACGAAAGCGCCATCACCGGCGAGAGCGCCCCCGTCATCCGGGAAAGCGGCGGCGACCGCTCCGCCGTCACCGGCGGCACCCTGGTGCTCTCGGACTGGCTGGTCATCCGCATCTCGGCCAACCCCGGCGAAAGCTTCCTGGACCGCATGATCGCCATGGTGGAGGGCGCCAAGCGCCAGAAGACGCCCAACGAGATCGCCCTGGACATCCTCCTGGCGGGCCTCACCATCATCTTCCTGCTGGCCGTGGCCACGCTGCTGCCCTTTTCCATCTTCAGCGTGAAGGCCGCAGGCCAGGGCAGCCCCGTGACCCTCACGGTGCTGGTCTCCCTGCTGGTCTGCCTCATCCCCACCACCATCGGCGGCCTGCTGTCGGCCATCGGCATCGCCGGCATGGATCGCATGATCCAGGCCAACGTCATCGCCACCTCGGGCCGTGCCGTGGAAGCCGCCGGCGACGTGGACGTGCTGCTGCTGGACAAGACCGGCACCATCACCCTGGGCAACCGCCAGGCTGTGGCCTTCGTTCCCGCCGAGGGCGTGGACATCAGGGCCCTGGCCGATGCCGCGCAGCTCTCCTCGCTCTCGGATGAAACACCCGAGGGCCGCAGCATCGTGGTGCTGGCCAAGGAGCAGTACGGCCTCCGCGAGCGGGATCTCCAGGCCCTGGACGCCCACTTCGTCCCCTTTACCGCCCAGACCCGCATGAGCGGCGTGAACCTCGGCGACCGCCAGATCCGCAAGGGTGCGGCGTCCGCCATCGAGGACTACGTCCAGGCCCAGGGCGGGAAGTTCCCCGATGACCTGCGCCGCACGGTGGATCAGATCTCCATGGCGGGAGGCACACCTCTGGTGGTCGCCGAAGGGCCTCACGCCCTGGGCGTCATCCAGCTCAAGGACATCGTGAAGGGTGGCATCAAGGAGCGCTTCACCGAGCTGCGCGGCATGGGCATCAAGACCGTGATGATCACCGGTGACAATCCCCTCACCGCCGCCGCCATCGCCGCGGAAGCGGGCGTGGACGACTTCCTGGCCCAGGCCACACCCGAAGCCAAGCTGAAACTCATCCGCGAATACCAGGCCGGGGGCCGCCTCGTGGCCATGACCGGTGACGGCACCAACGATGCGCCCGCCCTGGCCCAGGCCGACGTGGCCGTGGCCATGAACAGCGGCACCCAGGCCGCCAAGGAGGCCGGGAACATGGTGGACCTGGACTCCAATCCCACCAAGCTCATCGAGATCGTGGAGATCGGCAAGCAGATGCTCATGACCCGCGGCTCCCTCACCACCTTCAGCATCGCCAACGACGTGGCCAAGTACTTCGCCATCCTGCCGGCGGCCTTCGTGGCCACCTATCCGGCTCTGGGAGCGCTCAACATCATGGGCCTGCACAGCCCCGAGAGCGCCATCCTGTCGGCGGTGATCTTCAACGCACTGATCATCGTGGTGCTCATCCCCCTGGCCCTGCGCGGCGTGAAATACCGTCCCGTGGGCGCCGCCCAGCTGCTGCAGCGGAACCTGCTCATCTACGGCGCGGGCGGCCTGGTGGTGCCCTTCATCGGCATCAAGCTCATCGACTGGCTGCTGGTCGCCCTTCACTTCGCCGCGTAA
- the kdpA gene encoding potassium-transporting ATPase subunit KdpA encodes MTAAWIQNLLFLVLLIGIAVPLGPFIAKVMEGERTFLHPVLGPLERGIYRLMGISGGEDMGWKAYAWAIALFNLLGFVAVFVLQKAQGALPLNPEAMGKLPTDLSFNTAISFVTNTNWQNYGGESTMSYLTQMLGLTVQNFLSAATAMAVLVALIRGLVRRTSNGIGNAWADLTRSTLYVLLPLSAVIALLLVSQGAIQNLSAYVHTASGQVIAMGPVASQVAIKMLGTNGGGFFNANSAHPFESPNALSNLIHMLAIFAIPAALCLTFGKMVKDRRQGWAVLAAMTVIFVMALSVTTWAEAKGNPGLKPLPVDQVATLQQGGGNMEGKEVRFGTGATSLFATITTSASCGAVNGMHDSFTPLGGLVPLWLIQLGEVVFGGVGSGLYGMLLFALVGVFIGGLMVGRTPEYLGKKIEAFEMKMASIAILLPSAAILIGTATAVLSTAATASISNPGPHGFTQVLYAFSSCAQNNGSAFGGLNGNIPFYNYGLAVAMVVGRFGVIFPVLAIAGSLGRKKYTPEGLGTLPTHTPLFVAVLVGVVLLVGALTYLPALALGPIAEQLALR; translated from the coding sequence ATGACCGCAGCCTGGATCCAGAACCTCCTCTTCCTCGTGCTCCTGATCGGGATCGCGGTCCCGCTCGGTCCCTTCATCGCCAAGGTGATGGAAGGGGAGCGCACCTTCCTCCATCCGGTGCTCGGGCCCCTCGAGCGGGGCATCTACCGGCTCATGGGCATCTCCGGCGGGGAGGACATGGGCTGGAAGGCCTATGCCTGGGCCATCGCCCTTTTCAACCTGCTGGGGTTCGTGGCGGTCTTCGTGCTGCAGAAAGCCCAGGGGGCCCTGCCCCTGAACCCCGAAGCCATGGGCAAGCTGCCCACGGACCTGTCCTTCAACACCGCCATCAGTTTCGTCACCAACACCAACTGGCAGAACTACGGTGGTGAAAGCACCATGAGCTATCTCACCCAGATGCTGGGCCTCACGGTGCAGAACTTCCTCTCCGCCGCCACGGCCATGGCCGTGCTGGTGGCCCTCATCCGGGGACTGGTGCGCCGCACGTCGAACGGCATCGGCAACGCATGGGCGGATCTGACCCGCAGCACCCTCTACGTGCTGCTGCCCCTCAGCGCCGTCATCGCCCTCCTGCTGGTCTCCCAGGGCGCCATCCAGAACCTCTCCGCCTATGTGCACACCGCCTCGGGGCAGGTCATCGCCATGGGCCCCGTGGCCTCCCAGGTGGCCATCAAGATGCTGGGCACCAACGGCGGCGGCTTCTTCAACGCCAACTCCGCCCACCCCTTCGAAAGCCCGAACGCCCTCAGCAACCTCATCCACATGCTGGCCATCTTCGCCATTCCCGCGGCCCTCTGCCTCACCTTCGGCAAGATGGTGAAGGACCGCCGCCAGGGCTGGGCCGTGTTGGCCGCCATGACCGTCATCTTCGTGATGGCGCTCTCGGTCACCACCTGGGCCGAGGCCAAGGGCAACCCTGGACTCAAGCCCCTCCCCGTGGACCAGGTCGCCACCCTCCAGCAGGGCGGCGGCAACATGGAGGGCAAGGAGGTCCGCTTCGGCACCGGGGCCACCAGCCTCTTCGCCACCATCACCACGTCCGCCTCCTGCGGCGCCGTCAATGGCATGCACGACTCCTTCACCCCACTGGGCGGCCTGGTCCCCCTCTGGTTGATCCAGCTGGGCGAAGTGGTCTTCGGCGGCGTCGGCTCGGGCCTCTACGGCATGCTGCTCTTCGCCCTGGTGGGCGTCTTCATCGGTGGCCTCATGGTGGGCCGCACGCCGGAGTACCTGGGGAAGAAGATCGAGGCCTTCGAGATGAAGATGGCCTCCATCGCCATCCTCCTGCCTTCCGCCGCCATCCTCATCGGCACGGCTACGGCCGTGCTCTCGACGGCGGCCACGGCCTCCATCTCCAACCCCGGGCCCCACGGCTTCACGCAGGTTCTCTACGCCTTCAGCAGCTGCGCCCAGAACAATGGCAGCGCCTTCGGCGGCCTCAACGGCAACATCCCCTTCTACAACTACGGGCTCGCCGTCGCCATGGTGGTGGGCCGCTTCGGCGTCATCTTCCCCGTGCTCGCCATCGCCGGTTCCCTGGGTCGCAAGAAATACACGCCGGAGGGCCTGGGCACCCTGCCCACGCACACGCCCCTCTTCGTGGCGGTGCTGGTGGGCGTGGTCCTGCTGGTGGGCGCGCTCACCTACCTGCCCGCCCTGGCCCTGGGGCCCATCGCTGAACAGCTGGCCCTTCGTTGA
- the kdpF gene encoding K(+)-transporting ATPase subunit F, whose protein sequence is MSPTLLVASLLALGLLGYLTFALLKPEKFQ, encoded by the coding sequence ATGAGCCCCACCCTCCTCGTCGCGTCCCTGCTGGCCCTGGGCCTGCTGGGCTACCTCACCTTCGCGCTGCTGAAACCGGAGAAGTTCCAATGA
- a CDS encoding APC family permease — MPNYRALLLGRRLTTEESHETRISNPIALAVFSSDALSSVAYGTQEIMAPLTAAIAIYGAGVLGWSWWVALGIVGLLLILNVSYRQTIHAYPSGGGAYLVAKDNLGEVAAQTAGASLLIDYILTVAVSVSAGVSAIVSAFPGLEAHRVFLAEGIIAFIALMNLRGVKESGLVFSLPTYGFVICIVGLLLKGFWNVATGHEVVLAPRAAAHLEGTSKLAALWLFARAYSAGCTALTGVEAISNGVTAFKDPVSRNAAKTMTWMVVILGSMFLGITYLTNHYGLTYHPDAPETLLSQLTRVILGGAEHGFPKLVYLTTTGFTMAILALAANTAYADFPRLAALHARDGFLPRQFTSQGDRLVFSNGIFILSLAAGVLVLLFGAKEDHLLPLYAVGVFLGFTISQTGMVVRWFRLKGKAWRLKAVINGLGAVTTLVVMLVIAVTRFAHGAWIVIVLVPVMVTTFFNIHRHYIRVKSILAASRVDFMGPRRNRVVVLVSGIHAGVVQALNYAKVIAEHGEVEALTVDFPDEHGRDSAALEKLRSDWPRYCEGIPLRPIRSPYRKVVEPIVDELERMRRVEPEYTITVILPEFITGHWWSNLLHNQTAWRIKGTLLLMPKIIVISIPYHVDPTLE; from the coding sequence ATGCCCAACTACCGAGCGCTCCTCCTGGGGCGGCGGCTCACCACCGAGGAGAGCCACGAGACCAGGATCAGCAATCCCATCGCCCTGGCGGTGTTCAGCTCGGACGCGCTGTCTTCCGTGGCCTACGGCACCCAGGAGATCATGGCCCCGCTCACGGCGGCCATCGCCATCTATGGCGCGGGGGTGCTCGGCTGGTCCTGGTGGGTGGCCCTCGGCATCGTGGGCCTGCTGCTCATCCTCAACGTGAGCTACCGGCAGACCATCCATGCCTACCCCAGCGGCGGCGGAGCCTACCTGGTGGCCAAGGACAACCTGGGGGAAGTGGCCGCGCAAACGGCCGGCGCATCCCTCCTGATCGACTACATCCTGACCGTCGCCGTGTCCGTATCGGCCGGCGTGTCGGCCATCGTCTCGGCGTTCCCGGGCCTGGAGGCCCACCGGGTCTTCCTGGCCGAGGGCATCATCGCCTTCATCGCGCTGATGAACCTGCGGGGCGTGAAGGAGAGTGGCCTGGTCTTCTCCCTGCCCACCTACGGCTTCGTGATCTGCATCGTGGGCCTGCTGCTCAAGGGCTTCTGGAATGTGGCCACCGGCCATGAGGTGGTCCTCGCCCCCCGCGCCGCAGCCCACCTGGAGGGCACCTCCAAGCTGGCGGCCCTGTGGCTCTTCGCCCGGGCCTACAGCGCCGGCTGTACGGCCCTCACGGGGGTGGAGGCCATCAGCAACGGCGTCACCGCCTTCAAGGACCCGGTGTCGCGCAATGCGGCGAAGACCATGACCTGGATGGTGGTGATCCTGGGCTCCATGTTCCTGGGCATCACCTACCTGACCAACCACTACGGCCTGACCTACCATCCGGACGCCCCGGAGACCCTGCTGTCCCAGCTGACCCGGGTGATCCTGGGCGGGGCGGAACACGGGTTCCCGAAGCTGGTCTACCTCACCACCACCGGTTTCACCATGGCCATCCTGGCCCTGGCGGCCAACACCGCCTATGCGGACTTCCCCCGACTGGCCGCGCTCCACGCCCGGGACGGTTTCCTGCCCCGGCAGTTCACCAGCCAGGGAGACCGCCTGGTCTTCTCCAATGGGATCTTCATCCTGTCGCTGGCGGCGGGGGTCCTGGTCCTGCTCTTCGGCGCCAAGGAGGACCACCTGCTGCCGCTCTATGCCGTGGGCGTGTTCCTGGGCTTCACCATCAGCCAGACCGGCATGGTGGTGCGCTGGTTCAGGCTGAAGGGCAAGGCCTGGCGGCTGAAGGCGGTGATCAATGGTCTGGGCGCCGTGACCACGCTGGTCGTCATGCTGGTGATCGCCGTGACCCGGTTCGCCCACGGGGCCTGGATCGTCATCGTCCTGGTGCCCGTGATGGTGACGACCTTCTTCAACATCCACCGGCACTACATCCGCGTGAAGTCCATCCTGGCGGCGAGCCGCGTGGACTTCATGGGGCCCCGCCGCAACCGCGTGGTGGTGCTGGTCTCCGGCATCCACGCCGGCGTGGTGCAGGCCCTGAACTACGCCAAGGTCATCGCCGAGCATGGCGAGGTGGAGGCGCTGACCGTCGACTTCCCCGATGAGCATGGCCGGGACAGCGCGGCGCTGGAGAAGCTGAGGTCAGACTGGCCCAGGTACTGTGAAGGGATTCCGCTCCGGCCGATCCGGAGCCCCTACCGCAAGGTCGTCGAGCCCATCGTGGACGAACTCGAGCGAATGCGGCGGGTGGAGCCGGAGTACACCATCACCGTGATCCTGCCCGAGTTCATCACGGGGCACTGGTGGTCGAACCTGCTGCACAACCAGACCGCCTGGCGCATCAAGGGCACCCTGCTCCTCATGCCCAAGATCATCGTGATCTCGATCCCCTACCACGTGGATCCCACGCTCGAGTAG
- a CDS encoding c-type cytochrome, whose translation MLRIGNAAVLPCLGSIQRALSRLLLPGWVLLAALSAPAQVAEARARTIPELKAFFQQNCTRCHGLDGSAKGPDGRRLGGLDFTKAAHEFRTLSGPASEREIRTMIRTIRKGILFGYSMPAWKDQLSQEDATLMVREILLKAETGRTIEP comes from the coding sequence ATGCTCCGGATCGGAAATGCCGCAGTTCTCCCGTGCCTCGGCTCCATCCAGCGGGCCCTCTCCCGCCTCCTCCTGCCCGGTTGGGTGCTGCTCGCCGCGCTCAGCGCCCCGGCCCAGGTGGCGGAAGCGAGGGCCAGGACGATCCCCGAGCTGAAGGCCTTCTTCCAGCAGAACTGCACCCGCTGCCACGGGCTGGACGGTTCCGCGAAGGGCCCCGACGGACGGCGACTTGGTGGGCTGGACTTCACCAAGGCCGCCCATGAGTTCAGGACGCTGAGCGGCCCGGCTTCCGAGCGGGAGATCCGGACCATGATCCGGACCATCCGCAAGGGCATCCTCTTCGGCTACTCCATGCCCGCCTGGAAAGACCAGCTCAGCCAGGAGGACGCGACCCTGATGGTGCGGGAGATCCTGCTGAAGGCCGAGACTGGCAGGACCATCGAACCCTAG
- a CDS encoding aminotransferase-like domain-containing protein: MGNWDLAIALDRSNPEPLYLQLVKALEEGIRHGRFKPGDALPGTRALAELLGVNRNTTLAAYKELEAEGWIEVAPDRGTFVARKLPFVLEVPAGISAQDSASWKRATPRSEPFFQPGAPALESFQLIPDTTDLRLAPTEAIHRAYGRILKLHPERLLQPGWDPRGLLDLRNSLGKMLRDMRGLSVEAGNLLLTRGLMSTLNLVSRVLFAPGDAVAMENPGMFRVAEAFRSAGARLFAVPVDARGLNVEALEALLIQEPIRLLYLSASPQHPTQVTLDPARRQRLLELSRAHGFRILEGDPGLGFHREKNPSLPLASEDLHGRVLYFSSFEQILAPGLQVGFLAGEASLIKALAQQRQLVDWPGNLVQEATIEETLRDGEILRHLRRLRKLTDERRETMVDRLLLHLHPAISVRNPREGLSLWVRVAEGVPLEAWTERCLAHGVVFYPGGLYDLHRQSLPFISLGFAAHDLDEQNEACSRMALALKEACARRA; encoded by the coding sequence TTGGGTAACTGGGATCTTGCCATCGCGCTCGACCGATCCAATCCCGAACCCCTGTACCTCCAGCTGGTGAAGGCCCTCGAGGAGGGCATCCGACACGGGCGCTTCAAGCCCGGGGATGCCCTCCCCGGGACCCGGGCCCTGGCGGAGCTGCTGGGCGTCAACCGGAACACGACCCTGGCCGCCTACAAGGAGCTGGAGGCGGAGGGCTGGATCGAGGTGGCCCCGGACCGCGGCACCTTCGTGGCCCGGAAGCTGCCCTTCGTGCTCGAAGTCCCGGCGGGCATTTCCGCCCAGGACTCGGCCTCCTGGAAGCGCGCCACGCCCCGGAGCGAGCCCTTCTTCCAGCCGGGGGCCCCGGCTCTCGAATCCTTCCAGCTCATCCCCGACACGACGGACCTGAGGCTCGCCCCCACCGAGGCCATCCACCGGGCCTACGGCCGGATCCTGAAGCTGCATCCCGAACGGCTGCTCCAGCCGGGCTGGGACCCCAGGGGCCTGCTGGATCTGCGGAACTCCCTCGGCAAGATGCTCCGAGACATGCGGGGACTCTCCGTCGAAGCGGGCAACCTGCTGCTCACCCGCGGCCTGATGAGCACCCTCAACCTGGTATCCCGGGTGCTGTTCGCGCCGGGCGATGCCGTGGCCATGGAGAACCCCGGCATGTTCCGGGTGGCCGAGGCCTTCCGCTCGGCCGGCGCCCGGTTGTTCGCCGTGCCCGTGGATGCCCGGGGCCTGAACGTGGAGGCCCTGGAGGCCCTGCTGATCCAGGAGCCCATCCGCCTGCTCTACCTCTCGGCCAGCCCCCAGCACCCCACCCAGGTGACCCTGGATCCCGCGCGGCGCCAGCGGCTGCTGGAGCTGTCCCGGGCGCATGGCTTCCGCATCCTCGAAGGAGACCCTGGCCTGGGCTTCCACCGGGAGAAGAACCCCAGCCTGCCGCTGGCCAGCGAGGACCTCCACGGCCGCGTGCTCTACTTCAGCAGCTTCGAGCAGATCCTCGCGCCCGGCCTCCAGGTGGGCTTCCTCGCGGGCGAGGCCAGCCTCATCAAGGCCCTGGCCCAGCAGCGCCAGCTGGTGGACTGGCCCGGCAACCTGGTGCAGGAGGCCACCATCGAGGAGACCCTGCGCGACGGCGAGATCCTGCGGCACCTCCGCCGCCTCCGCAAGCTCACGGACGAGCGCCGGGAGACCATGGTGGATCGGCTGCTCCTCCACCTCCACCCGGCCATCTCGGTGCGGAACCCCCGCGAGGGCCTCTCCCTCTGGGTCCGCGTGGCCGAGGGCGTGCCCCTCGAGGCCTGGACGGAGCGCTGCCTGGCCCACGGCGTGGTCTTCTACCCCGGTGGACTCTACGACCTCCACCGCCAGAGCCTGCCCTTCATCAGCCTCGGCTTCGCGGCCCATGACCTGGACGAGCAGAACGAGGCCTGCTCACGGATGGCCCTGGCCCTGAAGGAAGCCTGCGCCAGGCGGGCTTGA
- a CDS encoding TIGR03118 family protein, whose product MPRTAIPPTHPFAPRGWPLLPASLAGAGAVVLSLLACGGGGSASAPPPPPPSAYQVTHLVSDQAATGAATTDANLVNPWGIAYGPTTYFWLANQATATTTVYDGLGNKPTVPIVVSTPSVVGHVMGGPTGVVFNGSTGFTGDEFILASLDGCLCGWSTGTTTTRRVDSSGSGAVYTGLATATVGTATYLYVANFTAGTIDVFDGTYAPVSLGVSALVDPTLPAGFAPFNVQVLGTKLYVTYAQRIPPALRETTGAGLGYVSVFNLDGSFVARVASGGSLNAPWGIALAPANFGPYSGALLVGNFGDGHITAFNATTGAELGQLKGPTNLPLAIGGLWGLTFGNGGSAGAVNNLYVTAGPQAETHGLFAVINYGTAGVGAGGGTGGTGGTGGTGY is encoded by the coding sequence ATGCCACGAACGGCCATCCCACCCACCCATCCCTTCGCGCCGCGGGGGTGGCCCCTCCTTCCAGCCTCGCTGGCCGGAGCCGGGGCCGTCGTCCTGTCACTCCTCGCCTGCGGCGGCGGCGGTTCCGCCAGCGCGCCTCCGCCTCCTCCTCCCTCCGCCTACCAGGTCACCCATCTGGTATCGGATCAGGCCGCGACCGGCGCGGCCACCACGGACGCCAACCTCGTGAACCCCTGGGGCATCGCCTACGGCCCCACCACCTACTTCTGGCTGGCCAACCAGGCCACCGCCACGACCACGGTGTATGACGGCCTCGGGAACAAGCCGACCGTACCCATCGTCGTCTCCACCCCCTCCGTCGTGGGCCACGTGATGGGCGGACCCACGGGCGTGGTGTTCAACGGCTCCACCGGCTTCACCGGGGACGAGTTCATCCTCGCCTCGCTGGATGGCTGCCTCTGCGGCTGGAGCACCGGCACCACCACGACCCGTCGGGTCGACAGCTCCGGCTCCGGGGCCGTCTACACCGGCCTCGCCACTGCCACCGTCGGGACCGCCACCTACCTGTACGTCGCCAACTTCACGGCGGGGACCATCGACGTCTTCGATGGGACCTACGCTCCGGTGAGCCTGGGCGTCTCCGCCCTGGTGGATCCCACCCTGCCCGCCGGCTTCGCCCCTTTCAACGTCCAGGTGCTCGGCACCAAGCTCTACGTGACCTATGCCCAGCGCATCCCACCGGCCCTCCGCGAGACCACCGGGGCGGGGCTCGGCTATGTCAGCGTCTTCAACCTGGACGGGAGCTTCGTCGCCCGCGTCGCCTCGGGCGGATCCCTCAACGCCCCCTGGGGCATCGCCCTCGCCCCGGCCAACTTCGGCCCCTACAGCGGCGCCCTGCTCGTGGGCAACTTCGGGGATGGGCACATCACGGCCTTCAACGCCACCACCGGCGCAGAGCTGGGCCAGCTCAAGGGGCCGACCAACCTCCCCCTGGCCATCGGCGGGCTCTGGGGGCTGACCTTCGGCAACGGCGGCTCCGCCGGGGCGGTCAACAACCTCTATGTCACAGCAGGGCCCCAGGCGGAAACCCATGGTCTCTTCGCCGTCATCAACTACGGCACCGCCGGCGTCGGGGCGGGTGGCGGCACGGGCGGCACGGGTGGCACCGGCGGCACGGGCTATTGA
- a CDS encoding cupredoxin domain-containing protein, with amino-acid sequence MIRALACGLSVLALTLPLGAGGVQGPVQLREKDGRPRASLKDCVALLEPLDSAQPVAGPSKAVVIRTVGKQFLPRVTIATPGTEVAFPNLDHILHNVFSVTQGNRFDTGQYRPGDSPRVKVTSPGLVKLYCNVHHQMNAFLWVVTTPFAQLLDGRSGIHFEGVPPGAYRLRLWHPEAGEKAWTLKVDGGITQGAWDLQISLPPVEPHKNKFGRDYPPLADDRNY; translated from the coding sequence ATGATACGAGCCCTTGCATGCGGCCTGTCCGTCCTGGCCTTGACCCTGCCGCTGGGCGCAGGTGGCGTCCAGGGTCCGGTGCAGCTGCGCGAGAAGGACGGCCGGCCCCGCGCCTCCCTCAAGGACTGCGTGGCCCTGCTGGAACCCCTGGATTCGGCCCAGCCCGTGGCGGGTCCCTCCAAGGCCGTGGTGATCCGGACCGTGGGGAAGCAGTTCCTCCCCCGCGTCACCATCGCCACCCCGGGCACGGAGGTGGCCTTCCCCAACCTGGACCACATCCTGCACAACGTCTTCAGCGTCACCCAGGGCAACCGCTTCGACACGGGCCAGTACCGCCCCGGGGACTCCCCCCGGGTGAAGGTGACGAGCCCCGGGTTGGTCAAGCTGTACTGCAACGTCCACCACCAGATGAACGCCTTCCTCTGGGTCGTGACCACGCCCTTCGCCCAGCTCCTGGACGGCCGGTCGGGGATCCACTTCGAGGGCGTCCCCCCCGGCGCCTACCGCCTGCGCCTCTGGCATCCCGAGGCCGGCGAGAAAGCCTGGACCCTCAAGGTGGACGGCGGCATCACGCAGGGTGCCTGGGATCTGCAGATCTCCCTGCCGCCCGTCGAGCCCCACAAGAACAAGTTCGGCCGGGACTACCCTCCCCTGGCGGATGACCGGAACTACTAG